The Zestosphaera sp. genome has a window encoding:
- a CDS encoding type II secretion system F family protein, whose amino-acid sequence MNYLKRSIIVFLVLTVFLVLLPLVTLTLFSSLGFVFEEVKVDFTISNTIPLLMLSGNTTYLLIGLSISGIALSAYSWFSPRSREIEKFRSQLGDLVSVFMSHAMAGVPIIDALKRTADFVGPPASEYLETYAHLVSSGEDPLKAETIVTRGLPKEIRLVFASISQAMKSGGRYLEVLSQGEKYLRQLIKLTDLRKSRLSEYKLVLVLSVIAYAFSAIVTLKLVVSMSASVRGVPIFVGQVNINLLKSAYYVSALILTGITSVIMSKAIEGYAIKSLKYISILTLVVTAMFLVSELI is encoded by the coding sequence ATGAACTACCTGAAGAGGAGCATTATAGTTTTTCTTGTTCTTACGGTATTTTTAGTTTTATTGCCTTTAGTTACATTAACTCTCTTTAGTTCATTAGGTTTCGTGTTTGAGGAAGTTAAGGTGGATTTCACTATTTCTAATACTATCCCGCTCCTCATGCTGTCCGGTAACACTACGTACTTACTGATTGGTCTTAGCATTAGTGGTATCGCTTTATCAGCTTACTCGTGGTTTAGTCCTAGGTCGAGAGAGATAGAGAAGTTTAGGAGTCAGTTAGGTGATTTAGTAAGTGTTTTCATGTCTCACGCTATGGCAGGTGTCCCGATAATTGACGCGCTTAAGAGGACTGCTGATTTTGTGGGTCCGCCGGCTTCTGAATATCTTGAGACTTACGCGCACCTAGTATCTAGTGGTGAGGACCCTCTTAAAGCTGAGACTATAGTGACTCGCGGACTACCTAAGGAGATTAGGTTAGTCTTTGCTTCAATCTCGCAAGCTATGAAGTCTGGCGGTAGGTACTTGGAGGTTTTAAGTCAGGGCGAGAAGTATTTGAGGCAGTTAATTAAGTTGACTGATCTCAGAAAGAGCAGGTTGTCTGAGTATAAGCTGGTTTTAGTGCTTTCAGTAATAGCGTACGCTTTCTCAGCAATAGTCACCTTAAAGCTCGTTGTTTCTATGAGTGCTAGTGTTAGGGGCGTACCTATCTTTGTAGGTCAGGTAAACATCAACTTACTTAAGTCAGCTTACTACGTCTCAGCACTCATCTTAACAGGAATCACCTCAGTAATAATGAGTAAAGCTATAGAAGGATACGCTATTAAGTCGCTTAAGTACATATCTATACTCACTCTAGTAGTGACAGCTATGTTCTTGGTGTCAGAACTCATATGA
- a CDS encoding type II secretion system F family protein — MSLKRRRVFNYLSLLPKLLTYSFTTLYSRYPKLEDYVIGSGISSFDRYVSISSGASLTAILAAFLSFCVFTYYSSNSILLSLLSGVVVSLGVVFPLCYVISLGVVFLKYKSRREVMEARFPLLASLMSLVATSEKDLSRVFEVLNQSYSEVLKDFRVELEMITSLIKLNYPTNEALARVAKITPSPTLREVLLGLSASVVIGAEPLELMSTVTNKYLERYSLKVERAVNELGVMLEIYLAIALLTPVVVGSLGTLLVLNPVGGISFELVVFILSYLIVPASSIASMVLIDATVSKVMI, encoded by the coding sequence ATGAGCTTGAAGAGAAGAAGAGTCTTTAATTACTTATCCCTACTACCTAAACTACTTACTTACTCGTTCACCACACTATATTCTAGGTATCCGAAACTCGAAGATTACGTCATAGGTTCAGGGATAAGCAGTTTTGACAGATACGTCTCAATATCTTCTGGAGCTTCACTAACAGCCATATTAGCGGCTTTCCTATCGTTCTGTGTGTTCACGTACTACTCGAGTAACTCAATTCTCCTCTCACTACTTTCAGGAGTCGTAGTCTCGTTAGGTGTTGTTTTTCCCCTATGTTACGTGATCTCGTTAGGTGTTGTCTTCCTTAAATACAAGAGCAGGAGGGAAGTTATGGAGGCTAGATTCCCTCTACTAGCATCTCTTATGTCTTTAGTAGCTACGTCTGAAAAAGACCTCTCAAGAGTTTTCGAGGTTCTTAATCAGAGTTATAGTGAAGTATTAAAAGATTTCCGAGTAGAGCTAGAAATGATAACTTCATTAATTAAGCTAAACTATCCTACCAACGAAGCTCTCGCGAGAGTTGCTAAAATAACTCCTTCACCAACTCTCAGAGAGGTGTTATTAGGTCTTTCAGCTTCGGTAGTCATAGGTGCTGAGCCGCTGGAATTGATGAGTACAGTCACTAACAAGTATTTAGAGAGGTACTCGCTTAAGGTAGAGAGAGCAGTTAATGAGTTGGGTGTCATGCTTGAGATATATCTCGCGATAGCACTCTTAACACCGGTCGTAGTAGGGTCTCTAGGCACTCTGTTAGTCTTGAATCCTGTAGGAGGTATTTCTTTCGAGTTAGTAGTTTTCATACTCTCATATCTGATAGTGCCGGCTTCTTCTATAGCTTCGATGGTCTTGATAGATGCTACGGTGTCTAAGGTGATGATATGA
- a CDS encoding type II/IV secretion system ATPase subunit, producing MTYVTKFNDESLRISYTIPSIIEIRVDIIEGVDKKLRYRVHEPVLSDTGRTLLNAFIYKVYHDLNLMKRLSNYGFSREAYETVVGLVRDYLKRGFSLRLGGLFRSSPNIGKINEAEIHYIAYYVVRDLVGYGPIDPLIRDQQVEDITCNGVELPVYVFHREFEWLETNVVFPNSDLLERVIRVLAVKSGQEPSVANPIVEGVLRPEGYRVHIVLDTVSRRGHSFSIRRFRETPFTIVELLRRGVLDPGLAALFWMAVENKQGIVIYGPTGSGKTTLLNALAMFLPPEMKIVSVEDTPEIFLPFHDNWDSMTTRLSNDPKVQSVTLQTQIESAMRQRPDVLILGEVRSREAYVFFQGVSTGHGGLTTVHAENIEALIRRLTSPPMNVPKSSIAAAKLYVNILRIPMSGNIVRKVTYVYEVREYDTLRDLISFKLISKWVRDEDVWLIDLKDSNILKSIAELALMKYEDLLTDLVRRATVLSYAAARNVDIFEFHATLRRYRRDPIKTFNEAKEFLRDSYRLVIHELEEKKSL from the coding sequence ATGACGTACGTGACGAAATTTAATGATGAGTCTTTAAGGATTAGCTATACGATTCCATCAATAATTGAGATTAGAGTAGATATTATTGAAGGAGTTGACAAGAAGCTTAGGTATCGTGTTCACGAACCCGTGCTCAGCGATACAGGCAGAACTCTTCTGAACGCGTTTATCTATAAGGTCTATCATGACTTAAACTTAATGAAGCGCTTATCTAATTACGGTTTTTCACGTGAAGCATACGAAACGGTAGTTGGTTTAGTTAGAGACTATCTGAAGAGAGGTTTTTCCTTGAGGTTAGGTGGTTTGTTTAGAAGCTCACCTAACATAGGCAAGATTAATGAAGCTGAGATCCACTACATAGCTTACTATGTTGTTCGCGACCTAGTAGGTTACGGCCCTATAGATCCTCTGATAAGAGATCAGCAGGTTGAGGACATAACCTGTAATGGTGTTGAGTTGCCTGTTTACGTGTTTCATAGAGAGTTTGAATGGCTTGAAACTAACGTCGTTTTCCCTAACTCAGACTTGCTAGAGAGAGTTATTAGAGTTCTTGCTGTGAAGTCTGGTCAAGAGCCTTCAGTAGCTAACCCCATTGTTGAAGGTGTGTTAAGACCTGAAGGCTACAGAGTTCACATAGTTTTAGACACCGTATCTAGGAGGGGTCACTCATTCTCTATTAGGAGATTTAGAGAAACACCCTTCACGATAGTTGAGTTGTTGAGGAGGGGTGTTCTAGACCCAGGTTTAGCAGCCTTATTCTGGATGGCAGTAGAGAATAAGCAAGGGATAGTTATTTACGGTCCTACAGGATCTGGTAAGACAACACTTCTCAACGCTCTAGCTATGTTCCTACCGCCGGAAATGAAGATCGTGAGTGTCGAGGATACTCCAGAGATCTTCCTCCCCTTCCATGACAACTGGGACTCAATGACTACTAGACTGAGTAACGACCCTAAAGTTCAGAGTGTCACGCTGCAGACACAGATAGAGTCTGCTATGAGGCAGAGACCAGACGTCTTAATCTTGGGTGAGGTGAGGTCTAGAGAAGCTTACGTCTTCTTCCAGGGTGTTTCTACAGGACATGGAGGACTTACAACAGTCCATGCAGAGAATATAGAAGCTTTAATAAGGAGGCTCACGTCCCCGCCCATGAACGTACCTAAATCTAGCATAGCAGCTGCTAAACTCTACGTCAACATACTTAGAATTCCGATGTCGGGTAACATAGTCAGGAAAGTTACGTACGTCTATGAAGTAAGAGAATACGACACGTTAAGAGACTTGATAAGTTTCAAGCTAATCTCCAAGTGGGTTAGAGACGAGGACGTGTGGCTTATCGACTTAAAAGATAGTAACATACTAAAATCCATAGCTGAGCTAGCGCTCATGAAGTATGAGGACCTCCTCACAGACCTGGTGAGGAGAGCTACTGTGTTAAGTTATGCAGCAGCCAGGAACGTAGACATATTTGAGTTTCACGCGACGCTAAGACGTTACAGGAGAGACCCAATAAAAACGTTTAACGAGGCTAAGGAATTCTTAAGAGACTCCTACAGGTTGGTCATCCATGAGCTTGAAGAGAAGAAGAGTCTTTAA
- a CDS encoding ferredoxin family protein: MTKDWYPIINYERCIGCLTCVNFCPHAVYTLGEDNKPKVTSPDNCIEMCRGCQRICPTSAISYHGE, from the coding sequence ATGACTAAGGACTGGTACCCAATTATAAACTATGAGAGATGCATTGGATGCCTAACATGCGTTAATTTTTGTCCACATGCTGTATATACTTTGGGGGAAGACAACAAGCCAAAAGTTACTTCGCCAGATAACTGCATTGAAATGTGCAGAGGTTGTCAAAGGATATGTCCTACTTCAGCCATAAGCTATCATGGAGAATAA
- a CDS encoding heterodisulfide reductase subunit A-like protein, producing MKGLVVCVCQGTCPSFSKLNIFELVNKLRREKKVDFVLIHPQLCASDGDNLWRVLLARGNISKLVVAGCAPEMQKKMFGWVFKELNFDESLFIPVEIRNMTTEEALQSIEKALEQ from the coding sequence ATGAAAGGGCTTGTAGTGTGTGTCTGCCAGGGTACATGCCCTTCATTTTCAAAACTGAATATTTTTGAACTAGTAAATAAGCTTAGAAGAGAGAAGAAAGTAGATTTTGTCCTTATTCATCCACAGCTATGCGCTTCAGATGGAGACAATCTCTGGAGAGTCCTCTTGGCAAGAGGAAACATCTCAAAACTTGTAGTAGCTGGTTGCGCTCCCGAAATGCAGAAGAAGATGTTTGGATGGGTATTCAAGGAGCTGAACTTCGATGAGTCTCTGTTCATTCCTGTTGAGATAAGGAACATGACAACAGAGGAGGCTCTACAATCTATTGAGAAAGCACTGGAGCAATAG
- a CDS encoding DUF5616 domain-containing protein produces the protein MRSKYVGSVAHYPLIVDGYNVLLTLHTVMEGMDVFLCDDGFVRDLRKSYRKGIELKMLEDAIELLKKELLELTPSSVTIVLDKNVSYSGHHADTIRNFTRDLAEVVLADKADMRVIGGDGVIASSDYVIISRARRIYDLAGEIIKKYFRDKVIDLASLI, from the coding sequence ATAAGAAGTAAGTATGTCGGTAGTGTTGCGCACTATCCACTCATCGTAGACGGATATAATGTTTTACTGACTCTCCACACAGTTATGGAAGGCATGGATGTTTTCTTATGTGATGACGGGTTTGTCAGAGACTTAAGGAAATCTTATAGGAAGGGGATTGAGCTGAAGATGCTTGAAGATGCTATAGAGCTTCTTAAGAAAGAATTGCTTGAGTTAACTCCTAGTTCGGTAACTATAGTTCTAGATAAGAACGTCAGTTACTCAGGACATCATGCAGACACTATAAGAAACTTTACGAGAGACTTAGCTGAGGTCGTTTTAGCTGATAAAGCAGACATGAGAGTTATCGGCGGAGATGGGGTAATTGCGTCAAGCGACTACGTGATAATAAGTAGAGCGAGAAGAATATATGACTTAGCTGGAGAAATAATAAAGAAGTACTTTAGAGATAAAGTAATTGACTTAGCCAGCTTAATCTAG
- the alaS gene encoding alanine--tRNA ligase, with product MPDTRSDIYRVKMFERENYVRLKCSVCGADFWSKTYRDDCNDAPCADYTFFDLKVGSGPLTVKEVRNKFLSFFEGLGHKVVKPYPVVARWRDDLYLTIASIVVFQPHVTSGLVPPPANPLVIAQPSIRLEDIDSVGYTFGRHLTNFIMGGHHAFNYPDKYVYFTHETVEYAKEFFTRIIGVPEEELVFKESWWEGGGNAGPCFEVAVGGLEVATLVFMMYETLQDGTYREIPLKIVDTGYGIERIAWLTQKTPTAFHAIYGSLLSDYHKILGVEEPPEDVLRVSVKYVGRLNPKNEVLYAKLKNEVSRELGISVSELGVVLDKVIRVYALLDHVKTASLMLADGVVPSNSGEGYLARLVLRRIFRLLTYLGFDVSEAYVLFDKQIKFWGDMYEQLRGKESYIEDVLKHEVSKYLDVLSKAPSLVKKYLKRGTQGLSLDELIELYDSHGIPPEVVAEISRKEGVEVSVPNDFYNRLAAKHSRAPVRKGEKAKVPIEVVEAVKGLRPTKQLFHENPYLKEFTSRVAKVVGEYVVLEETAFYPEGGGQEPDTGYLVFSGVTYRVVDTQKVNGVILHKLEKPVPEDVVGSVVRGIIDWERRYKLMRHHTATHVILGAARKVLGPHVWQAGAEKTEDRARLDITHYKTLTEDEVRAIEDLANKVVLEGREVKTYFMPKYEAEEKYGFVLYEGGVVLEPIIRVVEIDGLDAEACFGTHLSNTREVGALKIVKTEKIADGVVRLEYVAGTQVSMYARELENKIRSAEKLVGGDITLRLQTVIKELQDLRSKIAMFRKYYVRELVELVESSTKQVEDLRVSTIYLDLVDIDALREVLKNLSEQYADLILVVLTPRSAGGLDIEISEGAKASAAIPASELLRRLTLLAGGRGGGGSQHATGYLEASNVEEIKELVLKLVHEFRGR from the coding sequence TTGCCTGATACGAGGTCAGACATCTATAGAGTCAAGATGTTCGAGAGAGAAAATTATGTGAGACTAAAGTGTAGCGTGTGTGGAGCTGACTTCTGGTCTAAGACTTACAGAGACGACTGTAATGACGCCCCGTGTGCTGACTACACATTCTTTGATTTAAAGGTAGGTTCAGGCCCGTTGACAGTCAAGGAAGTCCGTAATAAGTTCCTCAGCTTCTTTGAGGGTCTTGGTCATAAAGTTGTTAAGCCTTATCCGGTTGTGGCTAGGTGGAGAGATGACCTCTACTTAACTATAGCTTCAATAGTGGTTTTCCAGCCTCACGTGACTTCAGGTCTAGTTCCGCCCCCGGCTAACCCGTTAGTGATAGCTCAGCCAAGCATAAGACTTGAAGATATCGATAGTGTTGGGTACACTTTTGGCAGGCACTTAACTAACTTTATAATGGGGGGTCACCACGCTTTCAATTATCCTGATAAGTACGTGTACTTTACTCACGAGACTGTAGAATACGCTAAGGAATTTTTTACGAGGATTATTGGAGTTCCTGAAGAAGAATTAGTTTTTAAGGAGTCTTGGTGGGAGGGTGGAGGTAATGCAGGCCCTTGTTTTGAGGTTGCTGTAGGGGGCTTAGAAGTAGCTACTTTAGTCTTCATGATGTATGAGACGTTACAGGACGGGACTTACAGAGAAATACCCCTCAAGATAGTTGATACTGGATACGGAATAGAGAGGATAGCATGGCTTACTCAGAAGACTCCTACAGCTTTTCACGCTATTTATGGTAGTCTATTAAGTGATTACCACAAGATACTCGGGGTTGAGGAGCCTCCTGAGGATGTCTTGAGAGTTAGTGTTAAGTATGTTGGTAGGCTGAACCCAAAGAACGAGGTTCTTTACGCTAAGTTAAAGAATGAAGTCTCGAGAGAGTTGGGAATAAGCGTTAGTGAGTTAGGGGTGGTCCTTGATAAGGTGATAAGGGTTTACGCTCTGTTAGACCATGTTAAGACAGCGTCTCTAATGCTTGCTGACGGGGTTGTTCCGTCAAACAGTGGTGAGGGTTACTTAGCGAGGCTCGTGCTTAGGAGGATTTTCAGACTTTTAACATACTTAGGGTTCGACGTGAGCGAGGCTTACGTGCTCTTCGACAAGCAGATTAAGTTCTGGGGAGATATGTACGAGCAACTGAGGGGTAAGGAGAGTTATATAGAAGATGTTTTGAAGCATGAAGTAAGTAAGTATCTTGACGTGCTGAGTAAGGCGCCTTCACTAGTCAAGAAGTATTTGAAGAGAGGTACTCAAGGATTGAGTCTGGATGAGTTGATAGAGCTGTATGATAGTCACGGGATACCGCCGGAAGTAGTTGCTGAAATTAGCAGAAAAGAAGGGGTAGAAGTTAGTGTTCCTAACGACTTCTATAACAGATTAGCTGCTAAGCACTCGAGAGCTCCAGTACGAAAGGGAGAGAAAGCAAAAGTTCCTATAGAGGTTGTGGAGGCTGTGAAGGGTTTGAGACCTACTAAGCAGCTATTTCATGAAAACCCCTACTTAAAGGAATTCACTTCACGCGTAGCTAAGGTTGTGGGAGAGTATGTCGTGTTAGAAGAGACAGCATTCTACCCTGAGGGTGGTGGTCAAGAACCTGATACAGGCTATCTAGTCTTTAGTGGAGTCACGTACAGGGTTGTCGACACGCAGAAAGTAAACGGAGTTATTCTGCATAAGCTCGAGAAGCCGGTGCCTGAAGACGTAGTTGGTAGTGTGGTTAGAGGCATCATTGATTGGGAGAGGAGGTATAAGTTGATGAGGCATCATACAGCTACGCACGTGATTCTCGGTGCTGCTAGGAAGGTCTTAGGACCTCATGTGTGGCAGGCGGGTGCTGAGAAAACGGAAGATAGGGCCAGGCTCGACATAACTCACTATAAGACTCTCACAGAAGATGAGGTGAGAGCTATTGAGGACTTAGCTAACAAGGTCGTGCTTGAAGGTAGGGAAGTAAAAACTTACTTCATGCCTAAATATGAGGCTGAGGAGAAGTACGGGTTTGTCTTGTATGAGGGTGGCGTAGTTCTAGAACCTATTATAAGAGTTGTTGAGATTGACGGCTTAGATGCTGAGGCGTGTTTTGGGACGCATTTAAGTAACACTAGGGAGGTAGGTGCGCTGAAGATAGTGAAGACTGAGAAGATAGCTGATGGTGTAGTTAGGCTAGAGTACGTTGCAGGGACTCAAGTAAGCATGTACGCTAGGGAGTTAGAGAATAAGATAAGGAGTGCTGAGAAGTTGGTAGGTGGTGATATTACTTTAAGACTTCAGACAGTAATTAAAGAGCTTCAGGACTTGAGGTCTAAGATAGCAATGTTCAGGAAGTATTACGTTAGGGAGTTAGTCGAGCTCGTTGAGTCATCGACTAAGCAGGTCGAGGATCTGAGAGTGTCGACTATCTACCTAGACCTAGTAGATATTGATGCTTTAAGAGAAGTCTTGAAGAATTTAAGCGAACAATACGCTGACCTAATACTGGTCGTCTTAACTCCTAGAAGTGCTGGAGGTCTTGATATCGAGATTTCCGAAGGTGCTAAAGCCTCCGCAGCAATACCGGCAAGCGAGTTGTTGAGAAGACTCACGTTACTTGCTGGGGGGCGTGGCGGGGGCGGGAGTCAGCACGCGACCGGCTACTTAGAAGCTAGTAACGTAGAGGAAATAAAAGAACTCGTTCTTAAGTTAGTTCATGAATTTCGAGGCAGGTAA
- a CDS encoding 50S ribosomal protein L10, which produces MKGSTRNKLFKLIQDVRVAEKTRRVVIRKSIVEKEVVVNEIKKLLSTYKTLGVVSLEGVSARELAEIKKSLSKYGVVKVLKNTIVIRALRELSLPSLEEFLNFLTGPNLFIFTNLNAFMLANLVDKVVVLRYVKPGEKAPADIYVPEGPTGIPPGPMMSVFGKLKIRTMVREGIIWIAKESKVASAGDVVSPELASLLRKLDIKAYPVKLSIKAVLDEGVVIPAEKLKLDIESFKKELLAAVQTSRIVAVETALPLPEVMPEIIVKAYMRAVNLACEIGYVTPETTHLVLRSAVSKAQTLAATLMQKYPELNIPVVTQPAVATQPPQEVKKPEKEERAEEEEEKKISEEEIAEGISSLFG; this is translated from the coding sequence ATGAAGGGCTCTACCAGAAATAAGTTATTTAAGCTAATACAAGATGTTCGAGTAGCTGAAAAGACTCGCAGAGTAGTTATAAGGAAATCTATAGTAGAGAAGGAAGTTGTAGTTAATGAAATTAAGAAGTTGCTGTCTACGTATAAGACGTTGGGAGTCGTGAGTCTTGAGGGAGTTTCAGCGAGAGAGCTTGCCGAGATCAAGAAGAGTTTAAGTAAGTATGGTGTAGTGAAGGTACTCAAAAACACTATCGTCATAAGAGCTCTGAGGGAGTTGAGTCTGCCGAGTCTTGAAGAATTCCTTAATTTCCTCACAGGACCTAATCTATTCATATTTACTAATCTTAACGCGTTTATGCTTGCGAATCTGGTAGATAAGGTAGTAGTTTTGAGGTATGTTAAGCCTGGCGAGAAGGCGCCTGCTGATATATACGTTCCAGAAGGTCCTACGGGGATACCTCCAGGACCAATGATGTCTGTCTTTGGTAAGCTGAAGATTAGAACTATGGTGAGAGAAGGAATTATTTGGATCGCTAAGGAGTCTAAAGTTGCTTCAGCTGGTGACGTGGTTTCGCCTGAGCTAGCGTCTCTGCTTAGGAAGTTAGATATAAAGGCTTACCCAGTTAAGCTCTCTATAAAGGCTGTCTTAGATGAAGGGGTAGTAATTCCTGCTGAGAAGTTGAAGCTAGACATCGAGAGCTTCAAGAAAGAACTTCTAGCAGCTGTCCAGACCTCAAGGATAGTAGCTGTCGAGACTGCGCTACCTCTGCCAGAGGTAATGCCTGAGATAATTGTTAAGGCCTATATGAGGGCTGTGAACTTAGCTTGTGAAATCGGGTACGTGACCCCTGAGACTACCCACTTAGTACTCAGGAGCGCCGTTAGTAAAGCACAGACGTTAGCAGCTACTTTAATGCAGAAGTATCCGGAACTCAATATACCTGTAGTCACGCAACCAGCAGTAGCTACTCAGCCACCTCAAGAAGTTAAGAAGCCTGAGAAAGAAGAGAGGGCTGAGGAAGAGGAAGAAAAGAAGATAAGTGAAGAAGAGATAGCTGAGGGTATTTCTTCACTTTTCGGTTAG
- a CDS encoding 50S ribosomal protein L1, with protein sequence MVSEDKLAEALKTALELGRGRNFKQSVELIVVFKGVDPKSSEVKFRDFVYLPKSSGKETKVLVIASGNLQLQAKEIGVDVLTPENLKNLSKREAKKLSMKYDVFLVQPDLMTQVGRVLGPALGPRGKFPIPIPATANLKALVTRYANSTRVRNKEQAWVGCRIGSEDMPLEHLVENAVAVLNFIKSKYTKPLETTAKIYFKTTMGPAVEVSM encoded by the coding sequence GTGGTAAGTGAAGATAAGCTAGCTGAGGCTCTTAAAACAGCTTTAGAGCTTGGTAGGGGGCGTAACTTCAAGCAGTCTGTTGAGTTAATAGTAGTTTTTAAGGGAGTTGACCCTAAGAGTTCTGAAGTTAAGTTCAGAGATTTCGTGTATCTCCCTAAGAGTTCTGGGAAAGAGACTAAAGTCTTAGTAATAGCTTCAGGCAATCTCCAGCTACAAGCTAAGGAAATAGGAGTTGACGTCTTAACACCTGAGAACTTAAAGAATCTTTCTAAGCGGGAAGCAAAGAAGCTTAGTATGAAGTATGATGTCTTCTTAGTTCAGCCAGACTTAATGACTCAAGTAGGTAGAGTCTTAGGACCAGCGTTAGGTCCTAGAGGCAAGTTCCCAATACCTATCCCTGCAACAGCCAACTTGAAAGCCTTAGTCACCAGGTACGCCAACTCTACCAGAGTCAGGAATAAAGAGCAGGCTTGGGTTGGTTGCAGGATAGGTAGTGAAGACATGCCGTTAGAACATCTAGTAGAGAATGCTGTAGCAGTACTTAACTTCATTAAGTCTAAGTACACGAAGCCTCTAGAAACTACGGCTAAGATATACTTCAAGACAACAATGGGTCCTGCTGTCGAGGTGAGTATGTGA
- a CDS encoding 50S ribosomal protein L11, with translation MVWRTVRLKVKGASASPQPPVGPTIAQLGLDVNEVVNKINELTKHLKDIEVSVLLHVDTDTKNYRIEIRSLSSSSLLLKTAGVSEPSGDPAHKKVGNLSIEDVIKVALMKKNEMNSKSLKAAVKSLVSTASTIGLSVEGKSAKEVIKLINEGFYDSIFLKYEDEWKK, from the coding sequence GTGGTGTGGCGTACTGTAAGACTGAAGGTTAAGGGGGCGTCAGCGTCCCCTCAACCGCCTGTAGGGCCTACTATAGCTCAGCTAGGTCTAGACGTCAACGAGGTAGTTAATAAGATAAATGAATTGACTAAGCATCTTAAGGATATTGAGGTCTCTGTATTGCTTCACGTTGACACGGACACTAAGAATTACAGGATTGAAATAAGGTCTCTTTCGTCTTCGTCGCTTCTTCTTAAGACTGCAGGGGTTTCCGAGCCTTCAGGAGACCCTGCTCATAAGAAGGTTGGTAACCTGAGTATTGAGGACGTAATTAAGGTCGCTCTCATGAAGAAAAACGAGATGAATTCTAAGAGTTTAAAAGCTGCTGTGAAGAGCTTGGTTTCTACTGCGTCAACTATAGGTTTGAGTGTTGAAGGCAAGAGTGCTAAAGAAGTTATTAAGTTAATTAACGAAGGCTTCTATGACTCTATCTTTCTTAAATATGAAGATGAGTGGAAGAAGTAG
- a CDS encoding transcription elongation factor Spt5 encodes MSEEGSMTQGSKQRKYVILRTTAGQELNVALMLESLIRNTETRGIYSIIIPPKVKGYIIIETEGHHIVHKIAKDIKHVKGQAMGSLTEEEVERLIKVASPLEELRPGDIVEVVSGPFKGLKAQIVSVNVSKRTVTLNILEASFKMEVTLPADDVKPAKR; translated from the coding sequence TTGAGTGAAGAAGGTAGCATGACTCAGGGTAGTAAGCAACGCAAGTACGTCATACTAAGAACTACTGCTGGGCAGGAACTTAACGTCGCGCTAATGCTTGAATCCTTAATAAGAAATACTGAGACTAGAGGTATTTATTCAATAATAATACCTCCTAAGGTTAAGGGCTACATAATAATAGAGACTGAAGGACATCACATAGTTCACAAGATAGCTAAAGACATAAAGCATGTGAAGGGGCAAGCTATGGGCTCTCTCACAGAGGAAGAAGTTGAGAGGTTAATTAAAGTTGCGTCACCTCTTGAAGAACTTCGTCCGGGAGATATTGTAGAGGTTGTTTCAGGACCTTTTAAAGGCTTAAAGGCTCAGATTGTAAGTGTTAATGTGAGTAAAAGGACAGTCACACTAAACATACTAGAAGCCTCCTTCAAGATGGAGGTCACGTTACCGGCAGATGATGTGAAACCTGCTAAGAGGTGA
- a CDS encoding protein translocase SEC61 complex subunit gamma, producing the protein MKIEEIVAMWRKIITISEKPESDEYRTLLKITLGGIILVGLVGFVVHLILSYVQGYL; encoded by the coding sequence ATGAAGATAGAGGAGATAGTAGCTATGTGGAGAAAGATAATAACTATCTCGGAGAAGCCGGAGAGTGACGAGTACAGAACTCTACTCAAGATAACTCTGGGGGGCATCATATTAGTAGGTCTTGTAGGGTTCGTCGTTCACTTAATACTTTCTTACGTTCAGGGATATTTGTGA